From the genome of Nasonia vitripennis strain AsymCx chromosome 1, Nvit_psr_1.1, whole genome shotgun sequence, one region includes:
- the LOC100679615 gene encoding rho GTPase-activating protein 100F isoform X9 translates to MQWRKHVRIKYGGRVGVGQGQSGGDQEEAAAAAAVAEEEVQQQQQLPGRVLAAVVQQQQHQLEQQQPLLQVRVLQLNGEGGARLGYVCQQQQPFSLQPGARRSSASAMLCCGRRKEGRGEVTDISASPGRQVPVNQLRPKEPPPMVIQGDFRKERESLLQVSGITNEIFRQLETVENDHDASTAAALEAVEKHGEMVVRVIEPRQMGRQASEAAKKFIAMQDPKHPIHFVEIIKRPGQTLGLYIREGNGVDRNDGVFISRIALETAVYNSGCLKVGDEILAVNLVDVTHMSLDDVVIIMSIPRRLVLAIRHGPHQLVSHSRQNEHKAPPVVVIKKELNEDENDHVTSNHIRDSNRRRGDGREMLPSRSKLGLSGLGSTQDIGASNGDLYYNSRPESHIGWSYQPPPPPVITQQPKPSSTQHFQPYERGYPKTLESLAEKVHSFYPPTANNGTRRMSAGTGVQSVGGPGSRMPSSASHYATAYGQHPATGRIMPRSGSDQHLPRVDYTSITTPARHTLLRSSLKTGSSALRYGTRYGAQNDTMSSQRQGQFGTLTRRHRPSLDYASDTEATCSSSPRSAYYYYRHNMNNPAQSSAVSHLATLSRSQIGQSTGLRSNSLPRSGRTLPQQPSLRPGLSTVASGLIDQEDSDGALSAPELPAIRRDRGRIPSSPSVFTSDEYRAWLSRTPSTSALYEQIRSTSNRPPRYTYSAENIHAAVNQADYGGYGSYRPMASTLDRLSTRSASAQQVNLANLRASTAISSSSHRAAAGNPRPSSVASNVRSSLAGQKAGGLGGAAANQRASNVRRMRNILDLESSRGSIPTPTPARNIDQRLLDINPAEFLKYKIEKPPTVGTPSSTSSLLSSLADSTGGDFSSGVSGLLWVHLLAGRGLRATTSTSAATTPSTPSVNCGLRDLYCVLECDRVHKARTVVRTGDLMFDWDENFELDLVGNRQLDLLVYSWDPQYRHKLCYKGSVHLASLLKESPIHQLAVKVEPRGTIYLRLRYTDAGQTFRRRGLPIISLATRIAPLFGIDLDTVVTRESKTGGVPGGVSTALAMGGSGVPNVPIIVWRCVEEVERRGLDIIGLYRLCGSATKKRILREAFERNARSVDLSSDNVPDINVITGVLKDYLRELPEPLFTKCLYQMMVDALGVCLPDDPQGNAKLMFSILDCLPTVNKCTLIYLLDHLAMVISQCNKMSPASLAVCFGPVLMLHSDESGAPLDFQQPIAVLKYLLEIWPVKSDSSEDFFSRFNTSSSYASSRQQQQHHQQQLASAAGLGCLSASASASSAINAAAASAAANSAAAAINAAASAAAANPALTPSAAAAAVAAVGNLASNRAALAAATLTSSSAPHNYYIGRSAAAAATATHHNFLAASATAAYQAATEQTQIAGSTKSLTAQRRRFLHR, encoded by the exons GAGGGCCGGGGGGAAGTGACAGACATAAGCGCAAGTCCGGGGAGGCAGGTGCCTGTCAACCAGTTGCGCCCCAAGGAGCCTCCCCCTATGGTCATTCAGGGAGACTTCAGAAAG GAGAGGGAGTCTCTGTTGCAGGTGAGCGGAATAACGAACGAGATCTTCAGGCAGTTGGAAACCGTAGAGAACGACCATGACGCCTCAACGGCAGCGGCCCTCGAGGCCGTGGAGAAGCACGGCGAGATGGTCGTCAGGGTCATCGAGCCGAGGCAGATGGGCAGACAGGCCTCCGAAGCTGCGAAAAAGTTCATCGCCATGCAG GATCCAAAGCACCCTATCCATTTCGTCGAGATCATCAAAAGACCCGGTCAGACTCTGGGACTCTACATTCGGGAGGGCAACGGTGTGGATAGGAACGACGGCGTATTCATCTCGAGGATAGCACTGGAGACGGCTGTTTACAACAGCGGCTGTTTGAAG GTCGGCGATGAGATTCTGGCGGTGAATCTCGTGGACGTGACGCACATGAGCCTCGACGACGTGGTGATCATCATGTCGATACCGAGGCGACTGGTGCTCGCCATAAGGCACGGGCCGCACCAGCTCGTCTCGCACAGCCGGCAGAACGAGCACAAGGCGCCGCCGGTGGTCGTCATCAAGAAGGAGCTCAACGAAGACGAGAACGACCACGTCACCAGCAACCACATAAG GGACAGCAACCGCAGAAGAGGCGACGGCCGGGAGATGCTTCCCTCGCGCTCGAAGCTGGGCTTATCCGGCCTGGGCTCGACGCAGGACATAGGCGCGAGCAACGGCGACCTGTACTACAACTCCAGGCCGGAGAGTCACATAGGCTGGTCCTATCAGCCGCCTCCGCCGCCCGTCATCACTCAGCAGCCCAAGCCGTCCTCGACCCAGCACTTCCAGCCTTACGAGCGCGGCTATCCCAAGACCCTCGAGAGCCTCGCTGAGAAG GTACACTCGTTTTACCCGCCAACGGCGAACAACGGAACGCGGCGCATGTCCGCGGGTACCGGCGTCCAGTCCGTCGGCGGCCCAGGCAGTCGTATGCCCAGCTCGGCATCGCACTACGCCACGGCCTACGGCCAGCATCCGGCCACCGGACGCATCATGCCCAGGAGCGGCTCGGATCAACATCTGCCACGCGTCGACTACACCAGCATCACGACACCGGCGAGGCACACGCTGCTCAGGTCCAGCCTGAAGACCG GTTCATCAGCGTTACGGTACGGCACTCGCTACGGCGCCCAGAATGACACGATGTCGTCGCAGCGTCAGGGCCAATTCGGCACGTTGACTCGTCGGCACAGGCCATCGTTGGACTACGCCTCCGACACCGAGGCCACCTGCTCGAGCTCGCCGCGCTCGGCCTACTACTACTACAGGCACAACATGAACAATCCCGCGCAGAGCAGTGCGGTGTCACATCTTGCAACCCTCTCGCGCTCGCAGATCGGCCAGAGCACAG GCTTGAGATCGAACTCGTTGCCGCGTAGCGGCCGGACGTTGCCGCAGCAGCCGAGCCTTAGACCGGGCCTTAGCACCGTCGCGTCGGGTCTGATCGATCAGGAAGACAGCGACGGAGCCCTCTCGGCTCCCGAACTACCCGCTATCCGACGAGACCGAG GAAGGATACCGTCGTCGCCGAGTGTCTTCACGTCGGACGAGTACCGAGCTTGGTTGAGTCGGACGCCGAGTACCTCGGCCCTCTACGAGCAGATCCGCTCGACGTCGAATCGACCGCCGCGCTACACCTACAGTGCCGAGAACATCCACGCAGCCGTTAACCAG GCGGACTACGGCGGCTACGGCTCCTACCGGCCGATGGCGAGCACACTGGACCGTCTGTCGACCCGTTCAGCCTCGGCCCAGCAGGTGAACCTGGCGAACCTTCGAGCCTCGACGGCGATCAGCTCGTCGAGCCACAGAGCGGCGGCTGGCAATCCGAGACCGTCGTCCGTCGCGTCGAACGTCAGGTCGTCATTGGCAGGACAGAAAGCCGGTGGCCTCGGAGGAGCCGCGGCTAACCAACGCGCCAGCAACGTCCGTAGGATGCGCAACATCCTCGACCTCGAGTCGAGTCGAGGCAGCATACCCACGCCGACGCCTGCCCGAAACATAGACCAAAGACTACTAGACATTAATCCTGCAG AGTTCCTGAAGTATAAGATAGAGAAGCCACCGACGGTGGGAACGCCGAGCTCGACGAGTTCGCTGCTGAGCTCACTGGCCGACAGCACGGGCGGCGACTTCTCCAGCGGGGTGAGCGGTCTGCTCTGGGTCCACCTTCTCGCCGGACGCGGCCTTCGCGCCACCACGTCCACTTCGGCTGCGACGACACCATCCACGCCGTCAG TTAACTGCGGCCTGCGAGACCTGTACTGCGTGCTGGAGTGCGACCGAGTGCACAAGGCCCGAACAGTCGTGCGCACGGGAGACCTCATGTTTGACTGGGACGAGAACTTCGAGCTGGACCTCGTGGGCAACCGGCAGCTCGACCTTCTCGTCTACTCCTGGGACCCGCAGTACCGACACAAGCTCTGCTACAAGGGCTCGGTTCACCTGGCGTCTCTCCTAAAGGAGTCGCCCATCCATCAGCTGGCGGTGAAGGTGGAACCACGAGGAACGATATACCTGAGGCTCAGGTACACGGACGCCGGCCAGACCTTCCGCAGGAGAGGACTGCCCATCATCTCTTTGGCCACGAGAATCGCACCGCTCTTCGGCATCGACCTCGACACAGTT GTGACTCGAGAGAGCAAGACCGGAGGCGTACCGGGCGGAGTGTCGACGGCTCTGGCGATGGGCGGCAGTGGAGTCCCCAACGTGCCGATAATCGTCTGGCGCTGCGTCGAGGAGGTCGAGCGAAGGGGATTGGACATCATCG GCTTGTACAGACTCTGCGGCTCGGCGACGAAAAAGCGAATACTGAGGGAGGCTTTCGAGAGAAACGCGAGGTCGGTCGATCTGTCGTCCGATAACGTTCCCGATATCAACGTTATCACAG GCGTTTTGAAAGACTACTTGAGGGAGCTGCCGGAGCCGCTGTTCACAAAGTGCCTCTACCAGATGATGGTCGACGCACTTGGAGTTTGTCTACCGGACGACCCCCAGGGCAACGCCAAGCTTATGTTTAGCATCCTGGATTGCTTGCCGACCGTCAACAAG TGCACGTTGATATACCTACTGGATCATCTGGCGATGGTCATCTCCCAATGCAATAAAATGTCGCCGGCGAGTCTGGCGGTCTGCTTCGGCCCGGTACTGATGCTGCACTCGGATGAGTCAGGAGCGCCACTCGACTTCCAGCAACCCATAGCCGTGCTCAAGTATCTGCTTGAGATCTGGCCCGTCAAGTCAG ACAGTTCGGAAGATTTCTTCAGCCGGTTCAACACTTCCTCGAGTTACGCCAGCTCtcggcaacagcagcaacaccaccagcagcagctcgcATCAGCCGCAGGTCTCGGCTGCCTCTCAGCTTCTGCATCAGCATCATCAGCAAtcaatgcagcagcagcatcagcagcagcaaattcagcagcagcagcaatcaatgcagcagcatcagcagcagcagcaaatcCAGCACTCACACcaagcgcagcagcagcagcagtcgcagcAGTCGGGAACCTTGCCTCGAACAGGGCTGCTCTGGCAGCAGCAACCCTCACTTCATCATCAGCCCCCCACAACTACTACATCGGCCGttcagcagctgcagcagcaacagccacCCACCACAACTTCCTCGCGGCCTCCGCCACCGCCGCCTATCAAGCCGCGACAG AGCAAACGCAAATTGCCGGCTCTACCAAATCGCTGACAGCACAGAGACGCCGCTTCTTGCACAG GTGA
- the LOC100679615 gene encoding rho GTPase-activating protein 100F isoform X2: MQWRKHVRIKYGGRVGVGQGQSGGDQEEAAAAAAVAEEEVQQQQQLPGRVLAAVVQQQQHQLEQQQPLLQVRVLQLNGEGGARLGYVCQQQQPFSLQPGARRSSASAMLCCGRRKEGRGEVTDISASPGRQVPVNQLRPKEPPPMVIQGDFRKERESLLQVSGITNEIFRQLETVENDHDASTAAALEAVEKHGEMVVRVIEPRQMGRQASEAAKKFIAMQDPKHPIHFVEIIKRPGQTLGLYIREGNGVDRNDGVFISRIALETAVYNSGCLKVGDEILAVNLVDVTHMSLDDVVIIMSIPRRLVLAIRHGPHQLVSHSRQNEHKAPPVVVIKKELNEDENDHVTSNHIRDSNRRRGDGREMLPSRSKLGLSGLGSTQDIGASNGDLYYNSRPESHIGWSYQPPPPPVITQQPKPSSTQHFQPYERGYPKTLESLAEKVHSFYPPTANNGTRRMSAGTGVQSVGGPGSRMPSSASHYATAYGQHPATGRIMPRSGSDQHLPRVDYTSITTPARHTLLRSSLKTGSSALRYGTRYGAQNDTMSSQRQGQFGTLTRRHRPSLDYASDTEATCSSSPRSAYYYYRHNMNNPAQSSAVSHLATLSRSQIGQSTGLRSNSLPRSGRTLPQQPSLRPGLSTVASGLIDQEDSDGALSAPELPAIRRDRGRIPSSPSVFTSDEYRAWLSRTPSTSALYEQIRSTSNRPPRYTYSAENIHAAVNQADYGGYGSYRPMASTLDRLSTRSASAQQVNLANLRASTAISSSSHRAAAGNPRPSSVASNVRSSLAGQKAGGLGGAAANQRASNVRRMRNILDLESSRGSIPTPTPARNIDQRLLDINPAEFLKYKIEKPPTVGTPSSTSSLLSSLADSTGGDFSSGVSGLLWVHLLAGRGLRATTSTSAATTPSTPSGQPSIVNCGLRDLYCVLECDRVHKARTVVRTGDLMFDWDENFELDLVGNRQLDLLVYSWDPQYRHKLCYKGSVHLASLLKESPIHQLAVKVEPRGTIYLRLRYTDAGQTFRRRGLPIISLATRIAPLFGIDLDTVVTRESKTGGVPGGVSTALAMGGSGVPNVPIIVWRCVEEVERRGLDIIGLYRLCGSATKKRILREAFERNARSVDLSSDNVPDINVITGVLKDYLRELPEPLFTKCLYQMMVDALGVCLPDDPQGNAKLMFSILDCLPTVNKCTLIYLLDHLAMVISQCNKMSPASLAVCFGPVLMLHSDESGAPLDFQQPIAVLKYLLEIWPVKSVRKISSAGSTLPRVTPALGNSSNTTSSSSHQPQVSAASQLLHQHHQQSMQQQHQQQQIQQQQQSMQQHQQQQQIQHSHQAQQQQQSQQSGTLPRTGLLWQQQPSLHHQPPTTTTSAVQQLQQQQPPTTTSSRPPPPPPIKPRQVIVSSPGSPSSEDSSSYQESVKMSRQSPATTTTATTSGSMSSSSSVNAMTAAATTSSGFNFSSYSNASHGSTAATTSSSIFVNSKPHPHSTNPFLNAMSNGNGYGNGNGGNGHHHNSNGHSVSFFGNGTNEQVTPTSSVDTEDGGTGQGEEGERGVEGDAEASDDDHLQNKH, encoded by the exons GAGGGCCGGGGGGAAGTGACAGACATAAGCGCAAGTCCGGGGAGGCAGGTGCCTGTCAACCAGTTGCGCCCCAAGGAGCCTCCCCCTATGGTCATTCAGGGAGACTTCAGAAAG GAGAGGGAGTCTCTGTTGCAGGTGAGCGGAATAACGAACGAGATCTTCAGGCAGTTGGAAACCGTAGAGAACGACCATGACGCCTCAACGGCAGCGGCCCTCGAGGCCGTGGAGAAGCACGGCGAGATGGTCGTCAGGGTCATCGAGCCGAGGCAGATGGGCAGACAGGCCTCCGAAGCTGCGAAAAAGTTCATCGCCATGCAG GATCCAAAGCACCCTATCCATTTCGTCGAGATCATCAAAAGACCCGGTCAGACTCTGGGACTCTACATTCGGGAGGGCAACGGTGTGGATAGGAACGACGGCGTATTCATCTCGAGGATAGCACTGGAGACGGCTGTTTACAACAGCGGCTGTTTGAAG GTCGGCGATGAGATTCTGGCGGTGAATCTCGTGGACGTGACGCACATGAGCCTCGACGACGTGGTGATCATCATGTCGATACCGAGGCGACTGGTGCTCGCCATAAGGCACGGGCCGCACCAGCTCGTCTCGCACAGCCGGCAGAACGAGCACAAGGCGCCGCCGGTGGTCGTCATCAAGAAGGAGCTCAACGAAGACGAGAACGACCACGTCACCAGCAACCACATAAG GGACAGCAACCGCAGAAGAGGCGACGGCCGGGAGATGCTTCCCTCGCGCTCGAAGCTGGGCTTATCCGGCCTGGGCTCGACGCAGGACATAGGCGCGAGCAACGGCGACCTGTACTACAACTCCAGGCCGGAGAGTCACATAGGCTGGTCCTATCAGCCGCCTCCGCCGCCCGTCATCACTCAGCAGCCCAAGCCGTCCTCGACCCAGCACTTCCAGCCTTACGAGCGCGGCTATCCCAAGACCCTCGAGAGCCTCGCTGAGAAG GTACACTCGTTTTACCCGCCAACGGCGAACAACGGAACGCGGCGCATGTCCGCGGGTACCGGCGTCCAGTCCGTCGGCGGCCCAGGCAGTCGTATGCCCAGCTCGGCATCGCACTACGCCACGGCCTACGGCCAGCATCCGGCCACCGGACGCATCATGCCCAGGAGCGGCTCGGATCAACATCTGCCACGCGTCGACTACACCAGCATCACGACACCGGCGAGGCACACGCTGCTCAGGTCCAGCCTGAAGACCG GTTCATCAGCGTTACGGTACGGCACTCGCTACGGCGCCCAGAATGACACGATGTCGTCGCAGCGTCAGGGCCAATTCGGCACGTTGACTCGTCGGCACAGGCCATCGTTGGACTACGCCTCCGACACCGAGGCCACCTGCTCGAGCTCGCCGCGCTCGGCCTACTACTACTACAGGCACAACATGAACAATCCCGCGCAGAGCAGTGCGGTGTCACATCTTGCAACCCTCTCGCGCTCGCAGATCGGCCAGAGCACAG GCTTGAGATCGAACTCGTTGCCGCGTAGCGGCCGGACGTTGCCGCAGCAGCCGAGCCTTAGACCGGGCCTTAGCACCGTCGCGTCGGGTCTGATCGATCAGGAAGACAGCGACGGAGCCCTCTCGGCTCCCGAACTACCCGCTATCCGACGAGACCGAG GAAGGATACCGTCGTCGCCGAGTGTCTTCACGTCGGACGAGTACCGAGCTTGGTTGAGTCGGACGCCGAGTACCTCGGCCCTCTACGAGCAGATCCGCTCGACGTCGAATCGACCGCCGCGCTACACCTACAGTGCCGAGAACATCCACGCAGCCGTTAACCAG GCGGACTACGGCGGCTACGGCTCCTACCGGCCGATGGCGAGCACACTGGACCGTCTGTCGACCCGTTCAGCCTCGGCCCAGCAGGTGAACCTGGCGAACCTTCGAGCCTCGACGGCGATCAGCTCGTCGAGCCACAGAGCGGCGGCTGGCAATCCGAGACCGTCGTCCGTCGCGTCGAACGTCAGGTCGTCATTGGCAGGACAGAAAGCCGGTGGCCTCGGAGGAGCCGCGGCTAACCAACGCGCCAGCAACGTCCGTAGGATGCGCAACATCCTCGACCTCGAGTCGAGTCGAGGCAGCATACCCACGCCGACGCCTGCCCGAAACATAGACCAAAGACTACTAGACATTAATCCTGCAG AGTTCCTGAAGTATAAGATAGAGAAGCCACCGACGGTGGGAACGCCGAGCTCGACGAGTTCGCTGCTGAGCTCACTGGCCGACAGCACGGGCGGCGACTTCTCCAGCGGGGTGAGCGGTCTGCTCTGGGTCCACCTTCTCGCCGGACGCGGCCTTCGCGCCACCACGTCCACTTCGGCTGCGACGACACCATCCACGCCGTCAGGTCAGCCTAGCATAG TTAACTGCGGCCTGCGAGACCTGTACTGCGTGCTGGAGTGCGACCGAGTGCACAAGGCCCGAACAGTCGTGCGCACGGGAGACCTCATGTTTGACTGGGACGAGAACTTCGAGCTGGACCTCGTGGGCAACCGGCAGCTCGACCTTCTCGTCTACTCCTGGGACCCGCAGTACCGACACAAGCTCTGCTACAAGGGCTCGGTTCACCTGGCGTCTCTCCTAAAGGAGTCGCCCATCCATCAGCTGGCGGTGAAGGTGGAACCACGAGGAACGATATACCTGAGGCTCAGGTACACGGACGCCGGCCAGACCTTCCGCAGGAGAGGACTGCCCATCATCTCTTTGGCCACGAGAATCGCACCGCTCTTCGGCATCGACCTCGACACAGTT GTGACTCGAGAGAGCAAGACCGGAGGCGTACCGGGCGGAGTGTCGACGGCTCTGGCGATGGGCGGCAGTGGAGTCCCCAACGTGCCGATAATCGTCTGGCGCTGCGTCGAGGAGGTCGAGCGAAGGGGATTGGACATCATCG GCTTGTACAGACTCTGCGGCTCGGCGACGAAAAAGCGAATACTGAGGGAGGCTTTCGAGAGAAACGCGAGGTCGGTCGATCTGTCGTCCGATAACGTTCCCGATATCAACGTTATCACAG GCGTTTTGAAAGACTACTTGAGGGAGCTGCCGGAGCCGCTGTTCACAAAGTGCCTCTACCAGATGATGGTCGACGCACTTGGAGTTTGTCTACCGGACGACCCCCAGGGCAACGCCAAGCTTATGTTTAGCATCCTGGATTGCTTGCCGACCGTCAACAAG TGCACGTTGATATACCTACTGGATCATCTGGCGATGGTCATCTCCCAATGCAATAAAATGTCGCCGGCGAGTCTGGCGGTCTGCTTCGGCCCGGTACTGATGCTGCACTCGGATGAGTCAGGAGCGCCACTCGACTTCCAGCAACCCATAGCCGTGCTCAAGTATCTGCTTGAGATCTGGCCCGTCAAGTCAG TTCGGAAGATTTCTTCAGCCGGTTCAACACTTCCTCGAGTTACGCCAGCTCtcggcaacagcagcaacaccaccagcagcagctcgcATCAGCCGCAGGTCTCGGCTGCCTCTCAGCTTCTGCATCAGCATCATCAGCAAtcaatgcagcagcagcatcagcagcagcaaattcagcagcagcagcaatcaatgcagcagcatcagcagcagcagcaaatcCAGCACTCACACcaagcgcagcagcagcagcagtcgcagcAGTCGGGAACCTTGCCTCGAACAGGGCTGCTCTGGCAGCAGCAACCCTCACTTCATCATCAGCCCCCCACAACTACTACATCGGCCGttcagcagctgcagcagcaacagccacCCACCACAACTTCCTCGCGGCCTCCGCCACCGCCGCCTATCAAGCCGCGACAG GTGATAGTCTCGTCTCCCGGTTCACCTAGCAGCGAGGATTCCAGCAGCTATCAGGAGTCAGTTAAGATGAGCCGGCAGTCACCGGCTACTACGACTACGGCCACGACCAGTGGCAGCatgagcagtagcagcagcgtcAACGCCATGACCGCAGCGGCCACGACGAGCAGCGGCTTCAACTTCAGCAGCTACAGCAACGCCTCTCACGGCAGCACCGCCGCCACGACCTCTAGCAGCATCTTCGTCAACAGCAAGCCTCACCCCCACTCCACCAATCCGTTCCTCAACGCCATGAGCAACGGCAACGGCTACGGTAACGGTAATGGGGGTAATGGACACCACCACAACAGTAACGGTCACAGCGTCAGCTTCTTCGGCAACGGGACGAACGAGCAGGTGACGCCGACCAGCAGCGTCGACACGGAGGACGGCGGTACTGGCCAAGgtgaggaaggcgagcgcggCGTCGAGGGTGACGCTGAGGCCAGCGACGACGATCACCTGCAGAACAAACACTGA